Proteins co-encoded in one Nicotiana sylvestris chromosome 7, ASM39365v2, whole genome shotgun sequence genomic window:
- the LOC104217268 gene encoding pentatricopeptide repeat-containing protein At2g13600-like yields MQPSEAISAEPVHHFARLLSNCIRTNDLKLGRLIHSRLIKTALTFNTFLANHLIYMYSKCCSIDYAQQAFNELSDKNTQFWNTMLSAYSQKGLFEKTFQMLDVMPDPNVVSYNSIISSLTHHGFPRKAMGFFKRMQTQCGSGFLIDEFTVVSVVNTCAGLGSLNLLRELHGLATVIGVRFNLVVCNALIDAYGKCGKPGYSYSIFCQMRETDVFSWTSLLVAYIRASRMPDACSLFDHMLIRNVVAWTALITGFAQNGEGDKALCTFKEMLEEGIVPRASTYVGVLSSCAGIPLIEKVNALVDMYSKCGDMISAMRLFERLDGKDRVTWNSIINGFAQNGNGVMSLFRFEKMIETDTTPNHVTFLGVLSACSHCGLLPEGFQYLHSMERKYGIVPQLDHYAILIDLLGRKNMLGEAANLIKRAPWGRDNIGMWGALLGACRVHGNLKLARRVAENLFELEPDNAARYIMLSNIYAAAGMWGDARTLRRYIYDRGLVKETSYSWIEINNIRHKFIAKDKSHSQLEEIKELLLKLVDPMKDAGYIFQIECSYFLVDDAFC; encoded by the exons ATGCAACCAAGTGAAGCAATATCCGCTGAGCCTGTGCATCACTTCGCGCGCCTCCTTTCAAACTGCATCCGAACTAATGATCTCAAGCTTGGGAGACTCATACACTCTCGTCTGATCAAGACGGCATTAACCTTTAACACATTCCTCGCCAACCATCTGATATACATGTACTCTAAATGCTGTTCCATAGACTATGCGCAACAGGCTTTTAATGAACTGTCAGACAAGAACACCCAATTTTGGAACACAATGCTGTCAGCTTACTCTCAAAAGGGTCTTTTTGAGAAAACCTTCCAGATGCTCGATGTAATGCCTGATCCAAATGTTGTGAGCTATAACTCAATCATTTCAAGCTTAACTCATCACGGGTTCCCTAGAAAAGCTATGGGGTTTTTCAAAAGAATGCAAACTCAGTGTGGGAGTGGGTTTTTGATTGACGAGTTCACGGTTGTTAGCGTGGTAAATACTTGTGCAGGTTTGGGTTCATTGAACTTGTTGCGTGAATTGCATGGGTTAGCAACTGTGATTGGTGTGAGGTTTAATCTTGTGGTTTGCAATGCACTTATTGATGCTTATGGGAAATGTGGCAAACCCGGGTACTCTTATTCTATTTTCTGTCAAATGCGCGAGACTGATGTATTCTCGTGGACTTCGCTGTTGGTTGCTTATATACGTGCGTCTAGAATGCCAGATGCGTGCTCACTTTTTGATCATATGCTGATCAGAAATGTGGTGGCTTGGACTGCTCTGATCACAGGGTTTGCACAAAATGGAGAAGGAGATAAGGCTTTGTGTACTTTCAAGGAAATGCTGGAAGAAGGTATTGTACCGCGTGCATCCACTTACGTTGGTGTCCTAAGTTCTTGTGCAGGCATACCTCTTATTGAAAAAG TTAATGCTTTGGTTGACATGTATTCTAAATGTGGAGACATGATATCTGCTATGAGATTGTTTGAGAGGTTAGATGGGAAGGATCGAGTTACTTGGAACTCGATAATAAATGGATTTGCTCAAAATGGGAATGGAGTGATGTCTTTGTTCAGGTTTGAGAAAATGATTGAAACAGATACAACACCAAATCATGTAACTTTTCTTGGGGTTTTATCTGCCTGTAGCCACTGTGGTTTATTACCTGAAGGATTTCAATATCTCCATTCAATGGAGAGGAAATACGGTATAGTACCCCAGTTGGATCACTATGCCATCTTGATTGATTTACTTGGACGGAAGAATATGCTTGGAGAAGCTGCGAATTTGATCAAGAGAGCTCCTTGGGGAAGAGACAATATTGGAATGTGGGGCGCACTTTTGGGTGCTTGCAGGGTACATGGGAACTTAAAACTTGCTAGAAGGGTGGCTGAAAATCTATTTGAGCTGGAACCTGATAATGCTGCCAGGTATATTATGTTATCCAACATCTATGCAGCAGCAGGAATGTGGGGTGATGCCCGCACTCTGCGAAGGTACATCTATGACAGAGGATTGGTGAAAGAAACATCTTATAGTTGGATTGAGATAAACAATATCAGACATAAGTTTATCGCTAAAGATAAGTCCCACAGTCAGttagaagaaataaaagagtTGCTGCTTAAACTCGTAGATCCAATGAAGGATGCTGGATACATATTTCAAATTGAATGCTCATACTTTCTTGTAGATGATGCATTTTGTTGA